The Porphyrobacter sp. HT-58-2 genome has a window encoding:
- a CDS encoding PaaI family thioesterase — translation MSEAVETSYGQLSVMETGEFAGWRYWQGDPYETRSGPFYYRREEDGTYVSAFRAEPRHMNGGGFMHGGCMMTFADFALFAIATDVLDGDHAVTLNLSGDFLGPIASGALVEARGEVTRGGGKTIFVRGLVTGDGSPALSFTGIIRRLAKR, via the coding sequence AGCGAAGCGGTAGAGACGAGTTACGGGCAGCTCAGCGTCATGGAGACGGGCGAATTTGCCGGTTGGCGATATTGGCAGGGGGACCCTTATGAGACGCGCTCCGGCCCGTTCTACTATCGCCGCGAGGAAGATGGCACCTATGTCAGCGCCTTCCGCGCCGAGCCGCGCCACATGAACGGCGGCGGCTTCATGCATGGCGGCTGCATGATGACCTTCGCCGATTTTGCGCTGTTCGCGATCGCCACCGATGTTCTTGATGGTGACCACGCGGTCACGCTCAACCTGTCGGGCGATTTCCTCGGCCCTATCGCCAGCGGCGCGCTGGTCGAGGCGCGCGGCGAGGTGACGCGGGGCGGGGGCAAGACGATCTTCGTGCGCGGGCTGGTGACCGGCGACGGCTCGCCTGCGCTGAGCTTCACCGGCATCATCCGCCGGCTTGCGAAACGCTGA
- a CDS encoding fructose bisphosphate aldolase, which yields MNTREMTDRIATGQGFIAALDQSGGSTPKALRGYGVDDSEWSGDEEMFAQIHAMRARVITSPCFSSGKVIGAILFEKTMDGEVDGKPTADALKDRGIVPFIKVDEGLADEADGVQLMKPMVKLAALLEKSVAKGMFGTKMRSVIKAANPAGIAAVVAQQFEVGAQITAAGLMPIIEPEYDITAEDRAEGEAILLAEIVKHLDALPEGQQVMLKLSIPATPGLYTPLVNHPKVLRVVALSGGFSTDDACARLAQNPGMIASFSRGLLQDLRKQQSDAEFDAALGKAIDQIASASV from the coding sequence ATGAACACCCGTGAAATGACCGACCGCATCGCCACCGGACAGGGGTTCATCGCTGCGCTTGACCAGTCGGGCGGCTCGACCCCCAAGGCGCTGCGCGGTTATGGGGTGGACGATTCCGAGTGGTCGGGTGACGAGGAAATGTTCGCCCAGATCCATGCGATGCGCGCCCGCGTCATCACGAGCCCCTGCTTTTCCAGCGGCAAGGTGATCGGCGCGATCCTGTTCGAGAAGACCATGGATGGCGAAGTCGACGGCAAGCCCACCGCTGATGCGCTCAAGGATCGCGGGATCGTCCCCTTCATCAAGGTCGACGAAGGCCTCGCTGACGAAGCGGACGGCGTGCAGCTGATGAAGCCGATGGTGAAGCTCGCCGCGCTGCTAGAAAAGTCGGTCGCCAAGGGCATGTTCGGCACCAAGATGCGCTCGGTCATCAAGGCGGCGAACCCCGCCGGGATCGCCGCCGTGGTCGCCCAGCAGTTCGAGGTGGGCGCGCAGATCACCGCCGCAGGCCTGATGCCGATCATCGAGCCTGAATATGACATCACCGCCGAGGACCGCGCCGAGGGCGAGGCGATCCTGCTCGCAGAGATCGTGAAGCACCTCGACGCTCTGCCCGAGGGTCAGCAGGTCATGCTCAAGCTCTCGATCCCCGCCACCCCCGGCCTCTACACGCCACTGGTGAACCACCCCAAGGTGCTGCGCGTGGTTGCGCTGTCGGGCGGCTTTTCCACCGACGATGCCTGCGCCCGCCTTGCCCAGAACCCCGGCATGATCGCCAGCTTCAGCCGCGGTCTGCTGCAGGACCTGCGCAAGCAGCAGAGCGACGCCGAGTTCGACGCTGCGCTCGGCAAGGCCATCGACCAGATTGCCAGCGCCAGCGTCTGA
- the thiE gene encoding thiamine phosphate synthase, translating to MNDTQLYLISPLDVGGEFPARLERALAAGARRHGDLVTAFQFRVKGIDQHEAARLAAPLQAICAAHDVAFIVNDSVALAKRLKADGVHLGQGDGSPKDARAELGREAQIGVTCHASRHLAMEAGEAGADYVAFGAFYPSTTKDKGDAERPLPELLQWWTQLFEIPCVAIGGITPENCKPLVEAGADFLAVSHAVWGGDEVAAIEAFAKVMRGA from the coding sequence ATGAACGACACACAGCTCTATCTGATCTCGCCGCTGGATGTTGGCGGCGAATTTCCCGCCCGGCTCGAACGTGCGCTGGCGGCGGGCGCGCGGCGGCACGGCGATCTTGTCACGGCGTTCCAGTTCCGGGTGAAGGGGATAGACCAGCACGAGGCCGCCCGCCTCGCCGCGCCGCTGCAAGCCATCTGCGCCGCGCATGACGTGGCCTTCATCGTCAATGATTCGGTCGCGCTCGCCAAGCGGTTGAAGGCCGACGGGGTGCATCTCGGGCAGGGCGACGGCTCACCCAAGGACGCCCGCGCCGAACTGGGCCGCGAGGCGCAGATCGGCGTCACCTGTCACGCCTCGCGGCACCTGGCGATGGAAGCGGGCGAGGCGGGGGCGGATTACGTGGCCTTTGGAGCCTTCTATCCCTCGACCACCAAGGACAAGGGTGATGCGGAACGCCCACTCCCCGAACTGCTCCAGTGGTGGACACAGCTGTTCGAAATCCCCTGCGTCGCCATCGGGGGCATCACGCCGGAAAACTGCAAGCCGCTGGTCGAGGCGGGCGCGGATTTCCTCGCCGTCAGCCATGCCGTGTGGGGCGGGGACGAGGTTGCCGCGATCGAGGCTTTTGCCAAGGTGATGCGGGGCGCGTAA
- a CDS encoding elongation factor P, with the protein MKTRYVFLLLMSAAAAAALLPGSAKGQDRNASRPQGSATSGMLGILRHGNWQCALPGDAGGETFIEVPEEAFRIGTASSYESPAGSGIYLMRGREVIFTRGPKKDERFRVLGENTLQKLNSDGSLSKLICTRVGSGN; encoded by the coding sequence ATGAAGACCCGCTATGTCTTTCTTCTTCTCATGAGCGCCGCTGCTGCCGCTGCGCTGCTGCCCGGCAGTGCCAAGGGACAAGACCGCAACGCGTCGCGCCCGCAAGGCAGTGCGACCAGCGGGATGCTCGGCATTCTGCGGCACGGCAACTGGCAATGCGCCCTGCCCGGCGATGCCGGGGGCGAGACCTTTATCGAGGTACCGGAAGAAGCCTTCCGCATCGGCACCGCCTCGAGCTACGAAAGTCCGGCGGGCTCTGGCATCTACCTCATGCGCGGGCGCGAGGTGATTTTTACCCGTGGTCCGAAGAAGGACGAACGCTTCAGGGTGCTGGGCGAGAATACGTTGCAGAAGCTGAACAGCGACGGGAGCCTCAGCAAGCTGATCTGCACACGGGTTGGCAGCGGCAACTGA
- the efp gene encoding elongation factor P — translation MKISGVDIRPGNILEYEGGIWKVAKIQHTQPGKGGAYMQVEMKNLQDGRKTNVRFRSADTVERVRLDTKDFQFLYAEGDDLVFMDNDTYEQITLPGDLLGDARPFLQDGMQVALELWDEKPISVELPAQVEATIVEADAVVKGQTASSSYKPAILDNGVRIMVPPHIGSGTRIIVDVYEQAYVGKAG, via the coding sequence ATGAAGATCAGCGGCGTCGATATTCGCCCCGGCAATATCCTCGAATATGAAGGCGGCATCTGGAAGGTCGCCAAGATCCAGCACACCCAACCCGGCAAGGGCGGGGCCTATATGCAGGTCGAGATGAAGAACCTGCAGGATGGTCGCAAGACCAACGTGCGCTTCCGCAGCGCCGACACGGTGGAGCGCGTGCGGCTTGATACGAAGGACTTCCAGTTCCTCTATGCCGAGGGCGATGATCTGGTGTTCATGGACAATGACACCTACGAGCAGATCACCCTGCCGGGCGACCTGCTGGGCGACGCGCGCCCCTTCCTTCAGGACGGGATGCAGGTCGCGCTTGAGCTGTGGGACGAAAAGCCGATCAGCGTCGAACTGCCTGCGCAGGTCGAAGCCACCATCGTCGAGGCCGACGCCGTGGTGAAGGGGCAGACCGCCTCGTCCAGCTACAAGCCCGCGATCCTCGACAACGGCGTGCGCATCATGGTTCCGCCGCACATCGGCAGCGGCACCCGCATCATCGTCGACGTCTACGAGCAGGCCTACGTCGGCAAGGCGGGCTGA
- a CDS encoding inositol monophosphatase family protein encodes MAAISGLIRVMERAARKAGGRLRRDFGEVEHLQVSRKGPADFVSKADMRAERTIYDELTAARPGWGFVMEEAGVIEGDPGMPRWIVDPLDGTSNFLHGIPHFAISIAAQEPRPDGKGWGDVVAGVVYQPITDQTFWAEKSRGAWLHDARLRVSSRSRLTDALVATGVPFFGHGDFAEWSKIFGAIGPEVAGIRRFGAASLDLAYVAQGRFDGFWESGLSDWDTAAGCLLVREAGGFVSDFRGRSEQIHSAQVLAANDALHSKLHKLLAGALR; translated from the coding sequence ATGGCAGCTATATCCGGCCTCATCCGCGTCATGGAACGCGCCGCGCGCAAGGCGGGCGGGCGTTTGCGGCGCGATTTCGGCGAAGTCGAACACCTTCAGGTCAGCCGGAAAGGCCCGGCCGATTTCGTCAGCAAGGCCGATATGCGCGCCGAGCGCACGATCTATGACGAACTGACCGCCGCCCGTCCGGGCTGGGGCTTCGTGATGGAAGAGGCGGGCGTGATCGAGGGCGATCCGGGGATGCCGCGCTGGATCGTCGATCCCTTGGATGGGACCAGCAATTTCCTCCACGGCATCCCGCATTTCGCCATTTCCATCGCCGCGCAGGAACCGCGCCCCGATGGCAAGGGCTGGGGCGATGTCGTCGCCGGCGTGGTCTATCAGCCGATCACCGATCAGACCTTCTGGGCCGAAAAGTCGCGCGGCGCATGGCTCCACGATGCGCGGCTGCGTGTCTCGTCGCGCTCACGCTTGACCGATGCCCTGGTGGCGACAGGCGTGCCGTTCTTCGGCCACGGCGACTTTGCCGAATGGAGCAAGATTTTCGGTGCGATCGGGCCTGAGGTTGCCGGAATCCGCCGCTTCGGTGCGGCCAGTCTCGATCTCGCTTACGTCGCGCAGGGCCGGTTCGACGGGTTCTGGGAAAGCGGGCTTTCGGATTGGGACACGGCCGCAGGCTGCCTGCTGGTGCGCGAGGCGGGCGGGTTCGTTTCCGACTTCCGGGGGCGGTCTGAACAGATTCACTCGGCACAGGTGCTCGCCGCAAACGATGCGCTGCACTCCAAGCTGCACAAGCTGCTGGCAGGGGCGCTTCGCTAA
- a CDS encoding SLC13 family permease, with product MLEAPSLHAIAAMAVTIAMFIGFARGRYPEEIISLVIIAVIGVGLYFAPLEGNKPTDGLALAFGGFGHSALITICALMIMGRGLVVTGALEPFARLLENVFRINGQLGLLAALLLAFFLSMFINDTPVMVLLIPIVVAIAAKGLMASSKILMPINCAVLLGGMATTIGTSTNILVVTIANDIGMPPIGVFQFTPIVLMAGLAAIPYLFFVMPRLLRDNSVTPDSARRIFHTRLRVGAGSLLAGGDLSTLQGKLPEGITFHDAPSGPFQPDHRLHISGTHEAIEEAARALKGELAPSWVVDRIRRISKSQGQDIVAVEMTVTADSRLITRTLASSGIADLYGVAVLGIHRPNRVLGERDTYSEAGDLRILEGDVLLVMGIEEDLQAFARNDGLLRLEGARELPRRSKAVLAGAIMLGAIATASIGLPWFDASGFAPIKLPIAISALAGAIIMFVTGCVKFDRVGRALSAKVIVLIAASLAIGRVIDESGAAEWLGQALSLGLGYLPPALVLSAIMLFVTLLTNFASNATAATIGTPIAYNIAIQLGLPPEPLVLAVLFGCNLSFATPIAYQTNLLIMSEGGYEFRDYVRAGVPLVGLMVTVLSVLLVVWYGL from the coding sequence ATGCTGGAAGCACCATCCCTCCACGCGATCGCAGCCATGGCGGTGACCATCGCCATGTTCATCGGTTTTGCCCGGGGGCGCTACCCTGAAGAGATCATCTCGCTGGTGATCATCGCGGTGATCGGGGTGGGACTCTATTTCGCGCCGCTGGAAGGTAACAAGCCGACTGACGGACTGGCGCTGGCCTTTGGCGGGTTCGGCCATTCGGCACTCATCACGATTTGCGCGCTGATGATCATGGGGCGGGGGCTGGTGGTCACCGGCGCGCTCGAACCTTTCGCACGCCTTCTTGAAAATGTGTTTCGAATCAATGGGCAGCTGGGCCTTCTGGCAGCCTTGTTGTTGGCGTTCTTCCTGTCGATGTTCATCAACGACACGCCGGTGATGGTGCTGCTCATCCCGATTGTCGTGGCGATTGCAGCCAAGGGGTTGATGGCCTCGTCGAAGATCCTGATGCCGATCAATTGCGCGGTGCTGCTGGGCGGGATGGCAACCACGATCGGTACCTCGACCAATATTCTTGTCGTCACCATCGCCAACGACATCGGCATGCCGCCCATTGGGGTGTTCCAGTTCACGCCGATCGTGCTGATGGCCGGGCTGGCGGCGATCCCGTACCTGTTCTTCGTCATGCCGCGTCTGCTGCGCGATAACAGCGTGACCCCGGACAGCGCCCGGCGCATCTTCCATACCAGGCTGCGGGTCGGGGCGGGCAGTCTGCTGGCGGGCGGTGATCTCTCCACGCTTCAGGGCAAGCTGCCCGAAGGAATCACCTTCCACGATGCGCCCTCTGGCCCGTTTCAGCCAGACCACCGTCTGCACATCTCCGGCACCCACGAAGCCATCGAGGAAGCCGCCCGCGCCTTGAAGGGAGAACTGGCACCAAGCTGGGTGGTCGATCGCATCCGCCGCATTTCCAAATCGCAAGGGCAGGACATCGTCGCGGTGGAGATGACGGTGACGGCGGATTCGCGCCTTATCACCCGCACGCTCGCCAGTTCGGGAATTGCCGATCTTTACGGCGTGGCGGTGCTCGGGATCCACCGGCCCAACCGGGTGCTGGGCGAACGCGATACCTATAGCGAGGCAGGCGACCTCAGGATCCTCGAAGGCGATGTGCTGCTGGTCATGGGGATCGAGGAGGACTTGCAGGCCTTCGCCCGGAATGACGGGTTGCTGCGGCTCGAAGGTGCGCGCGAGCTGCCACGCCGTTCGAAGGCGGTGCTTGCGGGTGCGATCATGCTCGGCGCGATTGCAACCGCCTCTATCGGGCTGCCGTGGTTCGATGCGAGCGGCTTTGCACCAATCAAGCTGCCGATTGCGATTTCGGCGCTGGCGGGCGCCATCATCATGTTCGTGACCGGCTGCGTGAAGTTCGACCGTGTCGGGCGGGCGCTGTCAGCGAAGGTGATTGTGCTGATCGCTGCGAGCCTGGCCATCGGACGGGTGATCGATGAAAGCGGCGCGGCAGAATGGCTGGGGCAGGCGCTCTCGCTCGGGCTTGGCTATCTGCCGCCGGCGCTGGTGCTGTCGGCGATCATGCTGTTCGTGACGTTGCTGACGAATTTCGCTTCCAATGCAACTGCGGCGACCATCGGGACGCCTATCGCCTATAACATCGCGATCCAGTTGGGCCTTCCGCCCGAACCGCTGGTGCTGGCGGTGCTGTTCGGGTGCAACCTGTCATTTGCCACGCCCATCGCCTATCAGACCAACCTGCTGATCATGTCCGAAGGCGGATATGAATTCCGCGATTACGTGCGCGCCGGGGTGCCGCTGGTGGGTCTGATGGTCACAGTGCTCTCGGTGCTGCTGGTGGTGTGGTACGGCCTGTGA
- a CDS encoding amidohydrolase has translation MMRAMMLASAGLLTLAAVPARADDLRDAVAADLPGLVALYQDLHANPELSFQEVETAAKLAARARALGFEVTEGVGKTGVVAVMRNGDGPTVMLRADMDGLPVIEQTGLPYASKRRAVPATGIETGVMHACGHDTHMAAWVGTAQLLAERRDQWSGTLVMILQPAEEIGEGAKAMLDDGLFTRFPKPDYVLAFHDAAQAPAGFIGYSKGFALANVDSVDVVVPGVGGHGAYPHTTKDPIVIASSIVTRLQTLVARELDPQEPAVVTVGSFQAGSKHNIIPDEARLQITVRSYADETRQHLLDGIARIARGEAIAAGMPEDKLPRVTVSDPYTPATYNTPEFTDRVMEGLKGRFEGRVFETKAVMGGEDFSQFYRADRENVESLIFWVGGVRASEWEKAQKGEIELPSLHSPFWAPDAPVVIATATEALAAATLDLMKKS, from the coding sequence ATGATGAGGGCAATGATGCTGGCAAGCGCGGGGCTGCTGACGCTGGCGGCTGTACCGGCGCGGGCCGATGATCTGCGTGATGCGGTGGCGGCTGATCTGCCGGGGCTGGTTGCGCTCTATCAGGATTTGCACGCCAATCCCGAACTGTCCTTCCAGGAGGTGGAAACCGCTGCCAAGCTGGCTGCCCGCGCCCGCGCGCTGGGTTTCGAGGTCACCGAAGGCGTCGGCAAGACCGGTGTGGTTGCGGTGATGCGCAATGGCGATGGCCCCACGGTGATGCTGCGCGCGGACATGGACGGGCTGCCGGTGATCGAACAAACGGGACTGCCTTACGCCTCGAAGCGCCGGGCGGTGCCGGCGACGGGCATCGAGACCGGGGTGATGCACGCCTGCGGGCACGATACCCACATGGCTGCATGGGTGGGGACGGCACAATTGCTGGCCGAGCGGCGCGATCAGTGGTCTGGCACGCTGGTGATGATCCTTCAGCCCGCCGAAGAAATCGGCGAAGGTGCCAAGGCGATGCTGGACGATGGCCTCTTTACCCGCTTTCCCAAGCCCGACTACGTGCTCGCCTTCCATGATGCCGCACAGGCTCCTGCCGGTTTTATCGGCTATTCCAAGGGCTTCGCGCTTGCCAATGTCGATTCTGTCGATGTCGTGGTGCCCGGCGTGGGTGGGCATGGTGCCTATCCTCACACGACCAAGGATCCGATCGTGATCGCGTCCAGCATCGTGACGCGGCTGCAGACACTGGTGGCGCGCGAACTCGATCCGCAAGAGCCCGCCGTGGTGACTGTCGGCAGCTTCCAGGCCGGTTCCAAGCACAACATCATTCCCGACGAAGCCCGGCTCCAGATCACCGTGCGCAGCTATGCCGACGAGACCCGCCAGCACCTGCTTGACGGGATTGCCCGGATCGCGCGCGGCGAGGCGATCGCTGCGGGGATGCCTGAAGACAAGCTGCCGCGTGTCACGGTTTCCGATCCCTATACGCCTGCGACCTATAACACACCGGAATTCACTGATCGGGTGATGGAAGGGCTCAAGGGCCGTTTTGAAGGCCGGGTGTTCGAGACCAAGGCGGTGATGGGGGGCGAGGATTTCAGCCAGTTCTACCGCGCTGACCGCGAGAATGTCGAATCGCTGATCTTCTGGGTTGGCGGGGTGCGTGCATCCGAATGGGAAAAGGCGCAGAAGGGCGAGATCGAGTTGCCGTCCCTGCATTCGCCTTTCTGGGCCCCCGATGCGCCGGTGGTGATTGCGACGGCTACAGAGGCGCTCGCCGCTGCGACGCTGGATCTGATGAAGAAGAGTTGA